Proteins encoded together in one Planctopirus ephydatiae window:
- the alaS gene encoding alanine--tRNA ligase, whose product MKTDELREKYLDFFVGKGCLRRPSDVLVPKDDPTVLFTPAGMNQFKNQFLGIGPLDFTKATTCQKCLRTGDISNVGVTSYHHTFFEMLGNFSFGDYFKREAIHWAWEFLTDKKWLGLEPSRLTVTAYLDDDEAVGIWQNEIGLDPKQITREDEYENFWPAGSPTNGPDGVCGPCSEIYYTPPSGKKVEIWNLVFTQFNRVGDPPNNLRPLPKKNIDTGMGLERTAAVMQGFESNYEIDILRPLCDRGGEILGVKYDFASPVGRPLRRIADHVRACTFAIHEGCVPGPEKENYIIRLLLRRASMEGFLLGKREPFLSQLVPMIAEVMRKPYPELHQTIEAVSHVIESEEKQFLGVVERGLTKFRKLVDQARSANRTSLSGDEAFDLHQTDGFLIELTETLAAQEGVSVDMARFKECREEAKKASGRGAFADSVMSEGPIDALKKSGGTEFLGYEAIESKASIRGIIADKKLAESYSSPLVTIGIVLDKTPFYGESGGQVGDTGTIRTASGEFTVYDTQKDGELFVHIGQLKTGSLKVGEEVTASVDASRRAAIRRAHSATHILHHALRTTLGENATQRGSKVEGDQLRFDFAHPRSLTNEELISIEDQINQLIAEGAPINTRVMPINEAKKLGAMALFGEKYPDFVRVVEMGDFSREFCGGTHLSNTGQVGICRVVKDELVAAGVRRISCFTGPKAIARMRESENLLREVGMLVKATTAEELPRKVAALQDELRVAKKELSQYASQSLAGMAAKLVNDAPMVGNIKVIVHRADELAREQLKELVDQIRAQAGSAAVLVGQAVDGKVSLIAGATKDLAQRFSASDAVKAAAKLVGGGGGGRAELAEAGGKIPEKLDEALQEGLAFLKNKLGG is encoded by the coding sequence ATGAAGACAGATGAACTCCGCGAAAAGTATCTTGATTTCTTCGTCGGGAAGGGGTGTCTCCGTCGCCCTTCGGATGTGTTGGTTCCAAAAGATGATCCAACCGTTCTCTTCACACCCGCGGGGATGAATCAGTTCAAGAATCAGTTTCTTGGCATCGGGCCTCTCGATTTCACTAAGGCCACAACCTGCCAGAAGTGCCTGCGCACGGGTGATATCAGCAATGTCGGGGTGACGTCGTATCACCACACCTTCTTTGAAATGCTGGGGAATTTCTCGTTTGGAGATTACTTCAAGCGAGAAGCCATCCACTGGGCGTGGGAATTCCTGACGGACAAGAAGTGGCTGGGCCTGGAACCCTCGCGACTGACCGTCACCGCTTATCTGGACGACGATGAGGCGGTCGGTATTTGGCAGAACGAAATTGGCCTCGATCCGAAGCAGATTACCCGCGAAGACGAGTACGAAAACTTCTGGCCGGCCGGTTCACCCACCAATGGCCCGGATGGTGTCTGCGGCCCTTGCAGTGAAATTTACTACACGCCACCCAGCGGCAAGAAAGTCGAGATCTGGAATCTCGTTTTTACGCAGTTCAATCGCGTGGGTGATCCCCCCAATAATTTGAGGCCATTACCTAAAAAGAATATCGACACCGGGATGGGCCTGGAGCGGACTGCAGCGGTCATGCAGGGCTTCGAGAGCAACTACGAAATCGATATTCTCCGGCCATTGTGTGACCGCGGCGGTGAGATCCTGGGGGTCAAGTATGACTTTGCCAGCCCTGTGGGCCGACCACTTCGCCGCATTGCGGATCATGTCCGTGCTTGCACATTCGCCATCCATGAGGGCTGTGTCCCTGGCCCGGAGAAAGAAAACTACATTATTCGACTGCTCCTGCGGCGCGCATCGATGGAAGGCTTCCTGTTAGGAAAACGAGAGCCATTCCTTTCGCAACTGGTGCCCATGATTGCCGAAGTCATGCGGAAACCTTATCCCGAACTGCACCAGACGATTGAAGCCGTCTCGCATGTGATCGAGTCAGAAGAAAAGCAGTTTCTTGGTGTGGTAGAGCGTGGCCTGACCAAGTTCCGCAAGCTGGTCGATCAGGCCCGAAGTGCCAATCGAACTTCTCTTTCTGGTGACGAAGCGTTTGATCTGCATCAGACTGACGGCTTCCTGATTGAGCTGACTGAGACGTTAGCCGCTCAAGAGGGTGTGTCAGTCGATATGGCCCGGTTCAAAGAGTGCCGGGAAGAGGCCAAAAAGGCGAGCGGGCGCGGTGCGTTTGCCGATTCCGTCATGTCGGAAGGGCCGATTGATGCTCTCAAAAAGAGTGGCGGGACAGAATTTCTGGGCTATGAGGCCATTGAATCAAAGGCCTCAATTCGCGGCATTATTGCCGATAAAAAGCTGGCCGAAAGCTACTCCAGCCCACTGGTTACCATTGGGATCGTTCTCGACAAGACACCGTTCTATGGTGAATCGGGTGGTCAGGTCGGTGATACCGGCACCATTCGCACTGCCAGCGGTGAATTCACCGTTTACGATACTCAGAAGGATGGCGAACTCTTTGTCCACATTGGGCAACTCAAGACGGGTTCGCTGAAGGTGGGAGAAGAAGTCACCGCCAGTGTGGACGCCAGCCGTCGGGCTGCGATCCGCCGGGCTCACTCGGCCACACATATTCTGCATCACGCTTTACGAACGACTTTGGGGGAAAACGCCACCCAGCGTGGTTCGAAGGTCGAAGGGGACCAACTCCGTTTCGATTTTGCTCATCCGCGCAGCCTGACGAATGAAGAGTTGATCTCGATTGAAGATCAGATCAACCAGTTGATTGCGGAAGGGGCTCCAATCAACACGCGCGTCATGCCCATTAATGAAGCGAAGAAACTCGGAGCGATGGCTCTCTTTGGTGAGAAGTATCCCGATTTTGTCCGTGTGGTCGAAATGGGAGATTTCAGTCGCGAGTTCTGCGGCGGTACACATCTTTCGAACACCGGGCAGGTTGGTATCTGCCGCGTGGTGAAGGATGAACTGGTTGCTGCCGGTGTGCGCCGCATCAGTTGCTTCACAGGCCCTAAGGCGATTGCTCGTATGCGGGAATCCGAGAATCTCCTGCGGGAGGTGGGGATGCTGGTTAAAGCCACCACGGCTGAAGAGTTGCCACGCAAGGTCGCAGCGCTGCAGGATGAACTGCGCGTCGCGAAGAAGGAACTCTCGCAATATGCCTCGCAATCACTCGCTGGTATGGCTGCCAAACTGGTGAATGATGCACCGATGGTGGGCAATATCAAGGTCATTGTTCACCGTGCCGATGAGCTGGCACGCGAGCAGCTCAAAGAGCTTGTCGATCAGATTCGTGCTCAAGCGGGATCGGCAGCGGTTCTTGTCGGGCAGGCGGTCGATGGTAAGGTTTCGCTGATTGCCGGCGCGACCAAAGACCTGGCCCAGCGATTCAGTGCCAGCGATGCCGTCAAGGCAGCTGCTAAGCTGGTTGGCGGTGGTGGAGGTGGTCGAGCCGAACTGGCCGAGGCTGGTGGGAAGATCCCGGAAAAACTCGATGAAGCTCTGCAGGAAGGTCTGGCATTCCTGAAGAATAAGCTCGGCGGTTAA
- a CDS encoding trypsin-like peptidase domain-containing protein, with protein MWSCESTPPVFKAVSTARGSLRGLLVVVLAFGACCSTTLLAQAPALPVVAFEKTVQNLVERNQGAIVSIARVRPSATEMIIGPDQRVTRLDPLDPDFVPNEFASGILIRGANPQEPVVLTCYHAVRNGQRYGQPVKGDQSRLFVTFTGRKGCWATVFAADPRSDLAVLALDSGALRSGDLNLTPLELGRADEMTKGQFVLLLGNPYAIARDGSASVTMGMISNMTRRPPPDPLVARDDSRKAKPTIHYFGTLWQVDARLSLGMSGAAAINLNGELVGIGSSLAALDGYEKSSGFVVPFDTGVRRIVESLIRGEEVEYGFLGVSLNRAPVVIPRAIEGYPRVLYGTQVEMAYPYSPAWNGRIEPGDIVLEIGGVRILQGDDLMREVGLKAPGTVVPFKVLRGQQELQLSVRLGKWPVDWEDQIVASGARRAALRGLTVDYSTGRWKLLPQPIRFLPGVLVTEIVAESAGSRAGLHVGDFITEVNGQPVGTPAEFTTLVTAAAGKLKLTLADGRQVTVDAE; from the coding sequence ATGTGGTCATGCGAGTCCACGCCGCCAGTCTTCAAAGCTGTTTCCACAGCGAGAGGATCGTTGCGCGGATTGCTGGTCGTGGTTCTCGCGTTTGGTGCTTGCTGCTCGACGACACTTCTGGCACAGGCTCCAGCTCTCCCTGTGGTCGCATTTGAAAAGACGGTTCAAAATCTGGTTGAGCGGAATCAAGGGGCGATTGTCAGCATTGCCCGGGTGCGTCCATCAGCGACGGAAATGATCATTGGCCCGGATCAGCGGGTAACCCGGCTGGATCCGCTCGACCCTGATTTTGTTCCCAATGAGTTTGCGAGCGGGATTCTGATTCGCGGGGCGAATCCTCAGGAACCTGTGGTGCTCACCTGTTATCACGCTGTTCGAAATGGACAGCGGTATGGGCAGCCTGTGAAAGGGGATCAATCGCGGTTGTTCGTCACATTTACGGGGCGTAAGGGTTGCTGGGCGACCGTTTTCGCAGCCGATCCTCGAAGTGACCTGGCAGTCCTTGCACTTGATAGCGGTGCTTTGAGATCAGGTGATTTAAATCTCACACCGTTGGAATTAGGCCGAGCGGATGAGATGACCAAAGGGCAGTTTGTGCTGCTGTTGGGGAATCCGTATGCGATTGCACGCGATGGTTCAGCCAGTGTCACGATGGGCATGATTTCCAACATGACCCGTCGTCCGCCTCCAGATCCGCTGGTGGCTCGGGATGATTCTCGCAAAGCGAAGCCCACCATTCATTATTTTGGCACCCTTTGGCAGGTCGACGCACGACTTTCTTTGGGGATGAGTGGGGCAGCCGCCATCAACCTCAATGGGGAACTCGTGGGTATTGGAAGTTCGCTGGCCGCCTTGGATGGTTATGAGAAATCGAGTGGCTTTGTTGTGCCGTTCGATACCGGAGTCCGCCGGATTGTGGAGTCGCTTATTCGCGGCGAGGAAGTGGAGTACGGATTTCTGGGTGTGAGCCTCAATCGAGCCCCAGTGGTCATACCCCGAGCGATCGAAGGGTACCCGCGTGTGTTGTACGGTACTCAGGTGGAGATGGCTTACCCTTATTCGCCGGCATGGAACGGTCGGATTGAGCCCGGGGATATCGTGCTGGAAATTGGAGGGGTGCGTATCCTTCAAGGGGATGACCTGATGCGGGAAGTGGGTCTGAAAGCACCGGGAACAGTCGTTCCTTTCAAGGTGTTGCGTGGCCAGCAGGAATTGCAGCTTTCCGTGCGACTTGGGAAGTGGCCCGTCGACTGGGAAGATCAGATTGTGGCCTCGGGGGCCAGGCGAGCTGCTTTGAGGGGATTAACAGTCGATTACTCGACGGGGCGATGGAAACTTCTGCCACAGCCCATTCGCTTTCTCCCGGGCGTGCTGGTGACGGAAATCGTGGCAGAGAGTGCCGGTAGTCGGGCAGGGCTCCATGTCGGGGACTTCATTACGGAGGTCAATGGGCAACCCGTTGGTACTCCGGCAGAATTCACAACTTTGGTAACTGCGGCGGCCGGCAAGCTCAAACTCACGCTGGCAGATGGTCGGCAAGTGACAGTGGACGCCGAATAA
- a CDS encoding DUF1559 family PulG-like putative transporter, which yields MQYVYAVFSSKHISGAHLLLMDGGVRFISENIADQVRLSLGSRAGGEVTGEF from the coding sequence ATGCAATATGTCTATGCCGTTTTCTCCAGCAAGCACATCAGCGGCGCTCATCTTCTCCTGATGGACGGTGGTGTCCGATTCATTTCAGAGAACATCGCCGATCAGGTGCGGCTATCACTCGGCAGCCGGGCTGGCGGGGAAGTGACTGGCGAATTCTAG
- a CDS encoding alkaline phosphatase family protein, translated as MSKSSRKFLAGWGGVLLAVICLAVLASDTSGAEAKPVRKVLIIGIDGCRPDAMEAAHTPHLDRLIKQGLYCENTDILASRETKGDTVSGPGWSNLLTGVWPDKHGVVDNSFKGSNYKEYPHFFARVKEARPELKTASFSSWPPIAEKILSHSDETINAKAQHAQDYLVADDELSTAAAKCIRAGKSDVVVCYFGQVDETGHGNGFHPTVKKYVESIDRVDGYIARLLEAVDERQKTSQEAWLILVCTDHGGSGTNHGGGREKPEIRQVFIIASGAEVKAGKTSEPTFQVDIVATAVDYLGIVPQASWKLDGQSVLNLKRSVE; from the coding sequence ATGTCAAAGAGCAGTCGAAAGTTTTTGGCAGGCTGGGGCGGAGTGTTGCTGGCGGTGATCTGTTTGGCTGTGTTAGCAAGCGATACTTCAGGTGCTGAAGCCAAGCCCGTTCGCAAAGTGCTGATTATCGGGATTGATGGCTGCCGACCCGATGCCATGGAGGCCGCCCATACGCCCCATCTGGATCGTTTGATCAAGCAGGGTCTGTACTGCGAAAACACAGATATTCTGGCCAGTCGCGAAACCAAAGGAGATACCGTCAGCGGGCCAGGCTGGTCGAATCTATTGACGGGTGTCTGGCCAGATAAACATGGAGTGGTGGATAACTCCTTCAAAGGATCGAATTACAAAGAGTACCCTCACTTTTTTGCCCGAGTGAAAGAGGCCCGGCCTGAGTTGAAAACAGCATCGTTCAGCAGTTGGCCACCGATAGCTGAGAAAATTTTGTCCCATTCCGATGAGACGATCAACGCGAAGGCTCAGCATGCCCAGGATTATCTGGTCGCTGATGACGAACTCTCGACTGCAGCTGCGAAGTGTATTCGTGCAGGAAAATCAGATGTCGTGGTTTGCTATTTTGGGCAGGTGGATGAAACGGGACATGGAAATGGGTTTCATCCCACTGTGAAGAAGTACGTTGAGTCGATTGATCGCGTCGATGGATACATCGCCCGGTTACTAGAAGCCGTTGATGAAAGGCAAAAGACATCTCAAGAAGCCTGGTTGATTCTGGTCTGTACGGATCACGGTGGCTCGGGGACGAATCATGGTGGTGGCCGGGAAAAACCTGAGATTCGCCAGGTATTTATCATTGCCAGTGGAGCAGAGGTGAAGGCTGGTAAAACCAGTGAACCCACCTTTCAGGTGGATATTGTTGCTACCGCCGTGGACTATCTGGGAATTGTCCCTCAGGCCAGCTGGAAGCTGGATGGTCAATCCGTGCTGAATCTGAAACGATCCGTAGAGTGA